The genomic DNA TTTTTGGATTGAAAGCGAGAATGGACCAGCCTTCATTTTGCTCGAGTTTTCCGGTGTATAAAAAAGAGACCTTTTTTTCGGTTTTTTGAAGTTTTTGAAATAATTGGAGGGGGTCGAAATGTGAAATTTCAAGCTTTTGGCAAGCGGGCGGGAAGAATTTTTGTTCACATGGGAGCGAAACGCCTCGCAGACCCGAAGCGGAGCAAAGGGTCCCTCTTTTGAATTTTGAATTCGAATTCAGAGAGACACAGGATCGCTGCGCTCCCTGTGTCTGGTTCTCAAAAATTTTCTCTCCCTCTTGCCTGGGAACCCATTTCAAAAAATTTCGAATCAAAATATCTCCCCCTTGCGTGAGAAAAGATTCGGGATGGAATTGAACGCCAAACACCGGGTATTTTTTATGTTGGATGCCCATGATAATGCCGTCTCGGGTCCGGGCGGTTTGGATGAAATCTTTTGGCGTGCGATCCAAAATGAGCGAATGGTAACGGGCAACATTGAAGGGATTTTTCGCTGTGCGAAAAATCCCGATCCCCTCATGCTCCACTTCACTCACCTTCCCGTGCATCACGCACGGCGCTCGAACCACGTTTGAGCCAAAGACTTCTCCAATACATTGATGTCCCAAACACACGCCTAAAATCGGTTTGGTTTTGTAAAACTCACGAACCACGTCACAGGAAATTCCGGAGTCCTTTGGTTTTTTCGGCCCCGGTGAAATTACGATGGCGTCGTACCCTTCACGTTTAATTTGCCCGATTGTAATTTCATCATTTTTCTTCACCACAACGTCAGCCCCCAATCGCTCCAACTGCTGATAGAGGTTGTAAGTGAAAGAATCGTAATTATCGATTAGGAGAAGGCGCATGAGGAAAAATGACCAATTTTATAAAGGCAATTCCTTGCTGATCGCCACATTCACTCTCATGGTTTTTCGGTGGCGAAGCAAGAGGAGAACCAAGGCCACCGCCATGTACGCGGCGCACAATGCCCAGGGCGCGAACACGTTTTGCGTGATCGCAACGCCTCCCAACAACGGTGACAAAATCGCGGATAAAAACATCACGCTTTGAATCACTCCCACAATTTCTCCGCGTTCTTCTTTTTTTGCCGAACCTGCAATTTCACTCGTATTGACCACACGAATCAAGGCATTGGCAAAGGACATCATGACCATGGCGATTAAAAATAATGTGAAATTTTGACTCAAAATCATTCCGTAGGACACAAAAGCAACGGCCGCGGCGCCAATTTCCAACCTACGTTCGTTGAATCGCTTCAACCAAAAATGCTTGAGTAAAAATCCTTGATTGAATGCTGTAATCACGCCAATGCTGGCCAACAACACTCCATTCCATGACGCCGAAATGTTGTACGCCATATGCGTGAATAAGCTGAAAATCGTCTGCATGCTTCCAAAACTCATGGTGTATAAAAACCAAATCACCAACAAATACGCGATCGTGGGAGAAGCGAAGGCTTTTTTTAAACCTTTAAACGGATTGATGGATAATTTTCGGGATGCGTCTTTGTGGAGGTTGCTTTCGGGCAAGAAAAAATAAGCGAAAATGGCATTGGCCAACGACAAACCCATGGCCATCCAAAAGGGAAAGGACATCGAATACGTGGAAAGCAATGCGCCCAATCCGGGGCCCAGGATAAATCCGATTCCAAAAACCGCTCCCACCAATCCCAAATTCGAGGTGCGTTCTTTTTCGTCTTTTGAAATATCGATGAGATAGCTCTGCGCTGTGGCAATGTTTCCGCTCGTGATGCCATCGATCACGCGACCCAAAAGCAGGAACAAAATGCTCCCGCCCCAGGCAAATAAAAACCAACCCACTGCGGTTCCAAACAGGCTTAAAATCAACACCGGCCTGCGCCCATAACGATCTGAAATCCCTCCCAACAATGGCGCGGCAAAAAATCCAAAAAATGAATACACGGAAAACAAAGCCGCAGCAAAAAATTCCGAGTGCGTTACGTTCTCCACATAAACCGGTAAAATCGGCGCCACCAGCCCGATGCCCAGGACATCGATGAAGACCGTGAGAATGATAATGAGTTTGGCTTTGGACATGTGGGCACGATTCTACTCGTTTACTTCCTCCACAGTCCAGGCATCTCCCACCCAAACGGCTGCAATTTTTACAGGGAAGCCCCAGTTTTTCACGGTTTGCATGGCTTTTTTGACGTGTTCTTTGTGTTCAGCTTCAGACACGGGATTGCCGGCACACTCGGCATGCGCCACAATCACCACGGTTTTGGATCCGTGTTTTTCCACGGAAATGGCGACGCGTTTTTTCATAGAAGCCAAGGTGGCCTGATCTTCATTTTTAGCTAAAATCCCATCCGGACCGGGCTCGGTGACGGTGTCCACATAATCAACACCGTATTTTTGTTTGATCCACGTGTTGACCGGAAGTTGGGTGCGGCCATCCATACAATTGATGACCGTGGCAAAAGAACCATGACTCATAAAATAGGGGTTAGGGATTGAAAATTAAGATTTAGAAAATCGACGCATGAGTAGTCCGTTTTTCAATATAAAAATCATACTCCCTGCCATAAATCCTCCCACCAACGCGGAGGGAGTCAATAAAAACAATAAAAATAAAACACCGGTGACGATGGTCGGGGAAAGCATGCCAGTCATAAAAATAAATTCATTTTCATATTTCACCTTACCTTCAACAATGGATGGCTTTTGTGCCAATTTTTTAAATAAAAATAAATTGGTTAAAAATACCAAATCCGCATACCCGAATACCGCAAACATAAATCCCACTAAAAAATTAAATTCTCCGTTTAAAATAACATTTTCCGGGTCCCCCATTTTCACCCTGTAAACCCCATAGGTCATTCCCAAAATTAAAAGATACGCTATCAAAAATTTTATTGGATTTTTTTTCATTTTTTCCATTTTCTTTAAATTGGGCGAAGCTTCTTTGCCAGCGATTTCATAATACTTTTCGTACTCTTTTTTGCGCGCTTCAAAATTAGTGACGGCTAAAAAATAATTGGCAAACATAAGAACCACCATGAGCGCCAAAAGAATATAAATGTTCATAAAACAGGATTTAGGGCTGAATTTTTAATATGACGGTGTGACTTATAAAAGAACCATCCCACCACCCCAAATGTTACAATCGGAGAAAGCCAAGAGGGGATTTCAACGCCGAATGAATCCAATAACATGATCATTCCCAAAAACAAGATCGAATACATGGCGCCGTTTTTGATGAAAATATATTTTTTAATGCGTTCAATGTTGCCAATCGTGATTTCTCGGACCACAAAGGCGCCCAGTCCGTTTCCCAATAAAATCAAAGGAACCGAAAGCGTAAAAGCAAAGGCTCCAAGCACGCCATCAATCGAAAACGTAGCATCGATCACTTCCAAATAAAGGATTTTGCTGATGTCGGAAAGGTCATTGGTCATGAGTTTTTTCTCGCCGGCTTCCGCATTTTGCTTGAACCCGTGCGTGATGAAAAAAGCCGTAGAGCCCACCACAGCCCCGAATGCCATCATGGCTTCGCGCTGGATTGCGAACCAAACGATCGTGGCGAGAAGAACCGAAACCACGGCATAAAACCAAATGCCGTTTTTAAGAAAAAATTTTTCCGTACGCGGGAGGCCAAAGTGTTTTTCTTCCAAAAAGAGCCAGTGAAAAAACAAGAAAATCAAGAAAACACCGCCTCCGGAAAGAAGAATCGGGGCCGAGGCTTCGATGGCTTCTTTGACCGAGGGATCATTCGAAAATGTAGACGTTAAGGCTCCGATCGGGCCCAAAGCCGGGTTCACGACCCACACAATAATCCATGGCAGCAAGCCGCGAATCACAAATACGGCAAACAACAATCCCCAAAATAAAAACCATTTTCGCGCCTTTTTCCCCATGGTGGACAGCACCTCGGCATTGATGATGGCATTATCAATGCTGGAAATGGTTTCAAACAAACACAGACCGCCAACGGTAATGAGAAGACTTAGAATTGACATTTTTTAGGTTTTTTAATCGGAAGCATTATATCACTAATATATCCAATAGGAGTTGAAAAAACCATCCCTCCCCAGAGTGATATTTCGAATTTTGTAAATCGTCGAATAAAAACATTTTCTTTTGTGTAGAATCGATGATTTTGAATGCGAGTTACAGTGAGATGAATGGTTTTTAAATATTTTTTCGCGAGTGGATCTGTGAATTTTTCGCCATACATCGAAAGGATCACTCGGCGCCCCATTTTTTTCATATTTTGAATCGCTTTTTCATCTTTTTCGATATAGCCCAAGGTGTTGTTGAGGCAAAGAACGGCATCGAATTTATGATTCAAATGGAAATGAGGTTTTGTGATGTCCCCTAAAATAAATTGCACATTTTTGAATCCCGATTTTTTAATTTTTTGGCGAGCAATAGTTAAAAAAGGCGCCTCGCAATCCAACCCCGTTACTTTTAAGTCCGGACGTACTTTTAATAATTCCAAAATTCTGGTGCCATCCATGCATCCCACTTGCAAAACTTTAGCGTGAATCGGTAGATGCTTTTTTAACCATGAATTTCATAAAGCCAATTGTCTTTGTTGGGTTTGGGAAGTTTTTCCAATGTATCGCAATTGAGATAAAAATCGACTTGTTTTAATTGTTCCAAAATCGCTTTGAGTGCCTTGAGTGGCAATCCCACTACATTGTCGTAATCGCCAATGATTTTTTCAACAATAAAAGCGCCTTTGCCCTGAATCGCAAACGCCGCGGCTTTGTCGAGCGGCTCGCCCGTGGCCACGTATTTTTTAATTTCGCCGGGGGTGAGGGATTTTATTTTCACGCGCGTGGTCACGGCTTTTTTAATGATTTTTTTGCCTTGAATTATCGCGATTCCACTTATGATTTTCAGTGTTTTTCCGCTGATTTTTTTTAACATTTTCTCCGCCGCAATTGGCGTGTGAGGCTTCCCCAAAATTTCTCCTTCCAAAAATCCCAACGTGTCTGCGCCGATGATAATATCGTCCGACGAATGATGTTTTGCCACGGCCTCGGCTTTTTTGAATGCCAAATAACACACAAGTTTTTTTGGAGGGTACGGCAAATGCTTTTCTTCCTTATAATCCGACGCTTCTACGCGAAATTTCACTCCAAGTTTTTTTAACAATTCACGTCGACGTGGCGATTTGGAAGCAAGAATTAGAGTCATTGTCGTTTGAGTTTCTCAATAAGTTTCGGCAACACGGTGAACCACTCCTCTACCAGAGTTGGCGCGAGATCCGTCCCTTCCACTCCCGCAAAATAATAAAATTGACCCTCTTTTATTCCCACCATTCGCGCCCCCGGTTTTTCTTTCGCTGCAAAAATCTTTTCAAGCAGAGGTTTGATTTCTTCGCTATTCAATATTTTTTTAATCCAAAACGCATCGTTGCCGTACACATCGAGAGTTTGATACATTCCTCCAATTCCCTCAATTTTTTCCGTCTTATTTTTTTGATTCGACTCCTCCATTTTTTTCTGAATAAAATTTCTTAAAAATTCAGGCAACTGACTTAAATCCGCTTCCGGCATTTTTGTTTTTACAAAAAAAACCTTGTCTGAAACCAAGGGGCTTGTGATTTGAACGCGTTCCCCCACTCTACGACGACGATGATGGTGGTGATGATGTCGAGATCTCGTGACTCCGAATAAATAGGAATCGTACTGACTTTGATTTTGATTGAAAAATTCAACCTCGAGCGGGCATCCTTGAGGCCTTCCTTCATAACACAACCGCACGCGACCGCTTCCTTTTTGCGTGAATCCTCGAGGGATAAAAAACTGATTCAAATAACGAATTCTTTCTTTATTGAGTCCGGAAACGCTAAACCTTACGATAAGAATCAACAGAAAAAAAGCTCCTCCCAGGGCCTGGACTTTCCAAGATTCATCCAAATGAGGGGCCACCCAAATAAGGATGCCTCCCCACAACGCAAACGGGAAAAACACTCTAAAAAGAATCCGCCCGATGTGCGGTTTATAAGGTTGGATTTCCCCGGATTGAAAATTTTCCATAAAAAAGAGCTAAGAGTTATTTCCTAATTGAGCATCCAAATCGCGGCATTGAGAACCGCGGCAAAGCTGACCCAGGCGATGTACGGGAGGAAAAGATAAGCGCCTGCGGATTTTATTTTTTTCATTTCAAAAGCGGTCCAAAGGATGAAAACCCACAATAAAACCAGTTCGAAAAAAGCGATATCCGGTCTTTTTAATCCAAAAAAGAGGGGCGACCAGATTAAATTGAGCGCGAGTTGAATGTAAAAAAGAATTTGGGCTTTTTTGGTTTTTGCCCAGCCTTTTTGCCAGAGTAAAAATAGGGCGATGCCCATGAGGGCGTACAACAGCGTCCATGCAGGCCCAAAAAGCCAATTGGGCGGACTGAAGGAAGGTTTTTCAAGCGTGGCATACCAAGAACCGATGGCCGGGAATGTAAAAAAACTGCCGAGCAGTCCGGCTGACTCACACAGCACAATCGCGAAGAAGCAAAGGAGGAATTTTTTCATAGGGAGGGGATTTTAAAGCTTGTGTCATGGTGAGGAATCCCGAAAGGACATCTCGAACCATACATTCATGAACAAGTTAATGGGAAGAAATTCAAAATACGGGGGAGAAAAAATGCTTCGCATTTTTTCTGGCGGAGAGGGCGAGATTCGAACTCGCGATTCCGCAATGCGGAATGACGGTTTTCAAGACCGTTGCCTTCAACCACTCGGCCACCTCTCCAAAACGAAAGGGAGACCCTGGGGTTCTCCCTTTCGGGAACCCTCTCCCAGCTGTTGTTCGTAAAATAATTTTCGCTCAACTCCGTCGCAAGCCAGTTTCGGGACCCACAAGCCCCCTAACTGTTTGCGACATCGTGCGCTCAAATTATTTTACTCACCTTATTGATAAGATAAGGTTATGACTCGTTCGGGGCCCACAAGACCCGAACTCGTCATGTTTTTTAAAGAACCTTTAAGAACGGTTGGATTCTATCGGATTTTAGGAAAAAGGCACAAGTAAACGGAAAGATTACTGATTTGACAAAAATACAAAATTTGTTTATATTTCCACGCCTCTCTCCCTTTTATCTCCAAAAATAAATCATGACCCCTGAGCCTAAAAATCTTGTAGTAGAAGAATCCTCTTTGCTCGGCATCCCTAAATACAACCCCACCGTCGACATTAAGTCTTCCGATGGACGCCCGGTCATGACCGAAAGTATGATCCAACGTGCCATTTCTTTAACTTGGCTACGGAATACTTTGGCTACTCAAAAGCCAGACTGTACTCAAAAATTGGATTGGAATGATCTTTATGTTTGGCTTTTTACCTATTTGGGTTTATCGAGGCATGAATTGATTACAAAAGCTAGAACCGGCCCATTCATTGAGAAGAAAAAAATCCCCACCTCCGCAGAAATACCTAACATTTTTTGGCAAACAAAACTTTTAACCAGTGATTTTAATACTTCATTTGAGAGAGATACCAGTTATTCAGTGAGCGGACGAATTAATGAGCGTATAAAAGAATGTCTTGATCTTTTCAAGCAATTATCTTGCCTCCCTATAATCCAAACTGAAGGCAATGGGTCTGCTAAGGGATACCTTCTTCCTCCCGAGATGAATCCTGTGTTGGAGGGCCCCGATCTCCCTGTTTTTGCTGTGATGGTTGCCATTCATGAAGCGTTGCGTGAAGTTCGAGGCAAAAGTCCACAACTTTCAGAGCTGACGGCCGAGGCTTGTATCTTTGATGGAATTGAAACAGTCACTCTTTTTGGGCAAAAGTTCCAAATACAAGAGCTTTTAGCAAAAATTAATGATGTTAGGAATAGAATACCTCCTGCTTTATTGGAGAGCCCTCCTATTTTCGAACATGAAGCGCTAAAAACTCACCCCCTTGCTGGAAAAAGGCGGTCAGCGGCGCGCGAATCAACCTTTATTCCTAAAGACGATGGACGTCAGACAAGCCCTTCTCGATTGTTGGTAGAGGGCCGAACTAGGGTTCCTAATTTTGTCTGGGATACCGGAGGAGCGACCAAGCGAACATGGGGACGATAATCCATAAAATTTAGCCCTACATCCTCTCCACCGCCTCAATCCCCAGCAAAGCGAGGCCGTTTTTGAGCACATGGGCGCAGGCAACGACCAAATGCAAACGTGCGGCGCGCACTTCGGGGGTCACGCCTTCGAGTACCGGATATTGGACGTAAAAGCCGTTGAGAAGTTGCGCGAGTTCGTTCAAATAATTCGCGACCAAATGAATGTGATAACTGTTGCCCGCACTCACCACGATTTCGGGGTAAAGTTGAAGTTTTCGGAGAATGGCGATGATTTCGGGTTCTTTGAGGTCATGGTTCGAGACGCCACTTCGTGGCTCCTCACCATGACAGTCGCTCCGTGTCTGCTCACCATGACTTGCCTTTTCGCCCCCCTCAGCCTTCCTCAAAATCGATTTCAACCGTGCATAGGTGTACTGCAAATACGGACCCGTGTTCCCCTGAAAATCAATCGACGCCACCGGATCGTAAAGCATAGTCATGCGGCTGTCGACCTTTAAAATAAAATATTTGAGCGCCCCGAGTGCGATGGCTTGCGCCAAATGTTTTCGTTCTTCGCCTTGGTATGGCATTTCGCGCTCGTCGAGTTCTTTTCCCACCATCCCTTCGAGTTCGTCGAGAAGGTTGTCGATGTCCACGGTCGTGCCTTCGCGCGATTTCATCTTGCCGCTGGGCAAATCCACCATGCCGTAACTCAAATGATAACACCGCGTGGCCCACTCGTATCCGAATCGTTTCAAGACTTCAAATAAAACCTTAAAATGATAATCCTGTTCATTGCCCACCACGTAAATGATTCGGTCGAGAGTCGGGTCGTTTTGCATGCGCCCCACTGCGAGTTGAATGTCCTGGGTCATGTACACGGTCGTGCCGTTGGAGCGGAGAAGTACTTTGTACCCGGTTTCGGAATCGCCGAGCCCGCAATCCTTGAGATCGATGGCAATGGCGCCGCCTTCAATGCGTTCGGCGCGGCCTTGTTCGAGCGCTTTTTCCACCAGTTTTCGCCCGCCTTCGGACATGTCGCTTTCAAAGGTTGAAAAATCGAATTTTGCTCCGATGCGGTCGTAGGTTTGATTGATGCCTTTCCACACCCATTGGTCCATTTTTTCCCACAATTCACGAACGTGCGGGTCTTTTTCTTCCCATTGTTTGAGCATCATGTTCACTTTTTCTTCGAGAGAAGGATCTTTTTCCAATTCTTGCGCGTATTTCACATAATAATCGCCCACAAAATGATCGCCTTTTTTGCCCGTGCTTTCCGGGGTTTCGTTGTGCCCGAAAAGTTCATAGGCCAGCATACTTTTACAGATGTGAACGCCGCGGTTGTTGGCGTTTTGAGTTTTCACGACCTCGTAGCCGTTGGCTTGCAAAAGATTCGACACCGCCATGCCGAGAAAATCGTTGCGTGCGTGGCCGAGATGGAGCGGTTTGTTGGTGTTGGGAGAGGAATATTCGACCATGACTTTGGTGCCGTGGCCGAGGGTGTTGGTGCCGTATTTTTCGGCTTGAGAGCAAATGGTGGTGAGGTTCTGAACGAGATAGTCGGGTTTGATGTGAAAATTAATAAATCCCGGGCCCGCGATTTCCACGCGATCGACAAAATCGAGGGTCGGCAAATGTTTGACGAGGGTTTCGCCCACTTCTCTCGGAGGTTTTTTGACGATTTTGGAAAGTTGAAGTGCGATCGGGCACGAATAATCCCCGTGATCCGGATTCGAGGGGTACTCAATAGGCGCGCTCACTTTTTGATTGAACGCAGAGAGAATTGCGGATTCGAGGGCTGTGATGAGTTGATCCTTTAACATGCCCCTAACTTAACAGAAAACCACAAACGCAGCGAGTGATTTTAAGTGAACAGCCCGGTGTGTAACCGAAAATTGTATCTTAAATATTTATTCCCACTTTTTTAAAAGTCCGCTTAGCGCACTCATCAATCTCCTTAAAACATTTTCCAATTCTACTTCCTTAAGTTCCAACCCATTAATTTTTATTAATGATATCATCTTGCCATTCATTTGAACCCTGTTGCAAAGGGTGGTATCCGCACCTCCTAAAATCAATGTGGCACCGCCGTTTTCAGTTTTATGAATAACCGTTATTCTCCCATCTTTAATCACGAGTTCTGCATGTACCCTTGAAACAAAAATGGATGTTTTTTCGTCTGCAGGAACCTCGACATAATAATTCTTGCCTTTGGCTCTTGGCTCTCTTCCAATCATGATGTGAATTTCTTTTCCTTTTTTTTCTTTTGGGAGAGCGGTCTGCGTTCCTTCTGGGCTTACATATTGTGCGCTCCCTGAGTCATCGATTGTAAAAGTTCCCAAATTTAACCCCGAAGTTCCCATCATAACAACTAAAGTGGCTTCTCGAAGATCCGATAATAACGCCCCGGGGTAGTTTAATTGTGTTGCCGCCCCTTGATATATCCTTTCCTCGGGTGGCTCTTGGTTCTCAACCCTTTTTGTTTTAGGAGAAGAAAACGAGGGCGGAATGGGTAATTCTGACATATTTTTAATTAAATTTTACGTTTTTTATAACCTTTTGACTCCCCTGATTATTACAAAAATCCTTTTTAGGCATAGCATAAATATATTTATTTGGAAACCCCCTCTCCCTTGAAAATATTTTTCTTTTATGGTATGATTCTAAGATTTCTTTTTAAAAAACATTAAAAACAAAACCCATGTCTATGCTTTCAAAGGTTTCGTCCAAGTCTGTTTTAGCCCTTGTTACAGGCCTCACGCTGGTGAGCGGGCTCGTGTTCCTTTCACCCTTTTTGGCCACTGCGGCTACAACCGATGCTCCGGCTACCACTACGGTTGCCACTGCCTCGGATACCAAGGAGCCAAGTTATGTGGACAATGTCAAAGCCGTTCCCGGCGATGGTGCTGTCACCCTTTCTTGGGATGCTTCCACCGACAATGTGGCGGTGACGGGTTACAAAATTTATTTGGGAACCGAAACCGTGGATGCAGAAGGCAAGTCTTATAATATGGACTCCGTAACGGTGGGCAATGTCCTCGAATACACCGTGACCGGACTCACCAATGACACGACTTATTATTTTTCCGTGACCGCACTCGATTTCGCAGGCAATGAAAGTGTGGATTACAGTCTCGAAGTTTCGACCACTCCTTCCGCTTCCGCCAACGATGGCGTGCCTCCGACCGTGGTTTCCTCCGTAGCAACCAATTGCACGGAACTGAAAGTGACTTTTTCCGAAGCCGTGGAAGTCCCGGCTCAAGATGCGGGTTCTGCTTTCTCGATTGAAAATCTCGACAACACCCTTTATCTCGAAGTGACGGCCGTAACTGTGGATGAAAAAAATCCAGCGGTTCTCGTGCTCACAACGGATACGATGGAAAAAGGCGCCCAATATCTTATGACTGTGGGCACCGCGATTAAAGACCTCTATGGCAATGCCATGGTGAGCGGCACGTCCGACACCGCGGTTTATACCGGAGTTGAATGTGTGGTTGTAGAACCCCCCTCTGAAGATACTCCGACAGGTGACGTCCCTGCGACGACCGAAGAAGACACGACCGCCCCGGTTCTCAAAACCGTGGAAGCAGTTGATCTCACGACCGTTGAACTCACTTTTAATGAAGAAGTGGTGCTTCCGGTGGATGCCAATGCAGACGATGGCATTGATTTGACTCTTGCTCCGTTTGAAATTTCCGATGATTCCGGTGTTGCGGTTCC from Candidatus Gracilibacteria bacterium includes the following:
- a CDS encoding DUF475 domain-containing protein, with the translated sequence MSILSLLITVGGLCLFETISSIDNAIINAEVLSTMGKKARKWFLFWGLLFAVFVIRGLLPWIIVWVVNPALGPIGALTSTFSNDPSVKEAIEASAPILLSGGGVFLIFLFFHWLFLEEKHFGLPRTEKFFLKNGIWFYAVVSVLLATIVWFAIQREAMMAFGAVVGSTAFFITHGFKQNAEAGEKKLMTNDLSDISKILYLEVIDATFSIDGVLGAFAFTLSVPLILLGNGLGAFVVREITIGNIERIKKYIFIKNGAMYSILFLGMIMLLDSFGVEIPSWLSPIVTFGVVGWFFYKSHRHIKNSALNPVLGTFIFFWRSWWFLCLPIIF
- a CDS encoding Ig-like domain-containing protein, translated to MSMLSKVSSKSVLALVTGLTLVSGLVFLSPFLATAATTDAPATTTVATASDTKEPSYVDNVKAVPGDGAVTLSWDASTDNVAVTGYKIYLGTETVDAEGKSYNMDSVTVGNVLEYTVTGLTNDTTYYFSVTALDFAGNESVDYSLEVSTTPSASANDGVPPTVVSSVATNCTELKVTFSEAVEVPAQDAGSAFSIENLDNTLYLEVTAVTVDEKNPAVLVLTTDTMEKGAQYLMTVGTAIKDLYGNAMVSGTSDTAVYTGVECVVVEPPSEDTPTGDVPATTEEDTTAPVLKTVEAVDLTTVELTFNEEVVLPVDANADDGIDLTLAPFEISDDSGVAVPLVSVAYKTTDETTIDGTPVEDRTMVILTTPEQTASADYFITVTGLMDAKGNATIGDLNSSGTYTVPAPVVETPVDTIAPEDVSNFLADVANAVVNLSWEKSVNTAGDLVDQILYMSKDEGVSFEQVGALGSDTTSYVYESGVEGETYMFKVATRDAVGNESTGMVVTAALPVTGPEIILLAIGALLGGGLLGKKKKK
- a CDS encoding class I SAM-dependent methyltransferase; amino-acid sequence: MRYIGKTSQTQQRQLALGNSWLKKHLPIHAKVLQVGCMDGTRILELLKVRPDLKVTGLDCEAPFLTIARQKIKKSGFKNVQFILGDITKPHFHLNHKFDAVLCLNNTLGYIEKDEKAIQNMKKMGRRVILSMYGEKFTDPLAKKYLKTIHLTVTRIQNHRFYTKENVFIRRFTKFEISLWGGMVFSTPIGYISDIMLPIKKPKKCQF
- a CDS encoding carbonic anhydrase; this translates as MSHGSFATVINCMDGRTQLPVNTWIKQKYGVDYVDTVTEPGPDGILAKNEDQATLASMKKRVAISVEKHGSKTVVIVAHAECAGNPVSEAEHKEHVKKAMQTVKNWGFPVKIAAVWVGDAWTVEEVNE
- a CDS encoding TspO/MBR family protein, producing MKKFLLCFFAIVLCESAGLLGSFFTFPAIGSWYATLEKPSFSPPNWLFGPAWTLLYALMGIALFLLWQKGWAKTKKAQILFYIQLALNLIWSPLFFGLKRPDIAFFELVLLWVFILWTAFEMKKIKSAGAYLFLPYIAWVSFAAVLNAAIWMLN
- a CDS encoding Maf family protein, encoding MTLILASKSPRRRELLKKLGVKFRVEASDYKEEKHLPYPPKKLVCYLAFKKAEAVAKHHSSDDIIIGADTLGFLEGEILGKPHTPIAAEKMLKKISGKTLKIISGIAIIQGKKIIKKAVTTRVKIKSLTPGEIKKYVATGEPLDKAAAFAIQGKGAFIVEKIIGDYDNVVGLPLKALKAILEQLKQVDFYLNCDTLEKLPKPNKDNWLYEIHG
- a CDS encoding MFS transporter; this translates as MSKAKLIIILTVFIDVLGIGLVAPILPVYVENVTHSEFFAAALFSVYSFFGFFAAPLLGGISDRYGRRPVLILSLFGTAVGWFLFAWGGSILFLLLGRVIDGITSGNIATAQSYLIDISKDEKERTSNLGLVGAVFGIGFILGPGLGALLSTYSMSFPFWMAMGLSLANAIFAYFFLPESNLHKDASRKLSINPFKGLKKAFASPTIAYLLVIWFLYTMSFGSMQTIFSLFTHMAYNISASWNGVLLASIGVITAFNQGFLLKHFWLKRFNERRLEIGAAAVAFVSYGMILSQNFTLFLIAMVMMSFANALIRVVNTSEIAGSAKKEERGEIVGVIQSVMFLSAILSPLLGGVAITQNVFAPWALCAAYMAVALVLLLLRHRKTMRVNVAISKELPL
- the argS gene encoding arginine--tRNA ligase — its product is MLKDQLITALESAILSAFNQKVSAPIEYPSNPDHGDYSCPIALQLSKIVKKPPREVGETLVKHLPTLDFVDRVEIAGPGFINFHIKPDYLVQNLTTICSQAEKYGTNTLGHGTKVMVEYSSPNTNKPLHLGHARNDFLGMAVSNLLQANGYEVVKTQNANNRGVHICKSMLAYELFGHNETPESTGKKGDHFVGDYYVKYAQELEKDPSLEEKVNMMLKQWEEKDPHVRELWEKMDQWVWKGINQTYDRIGAKFDFSTFESDMSEGGRKLVEKALEQGRAERIEGGAIAIDLKDCGLGDSETGYKVLLRSNGTTVYMTQDIQLAVGRMQNDPTLDRIIYVVGNEQDYHFKVLFEVLKRFGYEWATRCYHLSYGMVDLPSGKMKSREGTTVDIDNLLDELEGMVGKELDEREMPYQGEERKHLAQAIALGALKYFILKVDSRMTMLYDPVASIDFQGNTGPYLQYTYARLKSILRKAEGGEKASHGEQTRSDCHGEEPRSGVSNHDLKEPEIIAILRKLQLYPEIVVSAGNSYHIHLVANYLNELAQLLNGFYVQYPVLEGVTPEVRAARLHLVVACAHVLKNGLALLGIEAVERM